One segment of Solanum lycopersicum chromosome 1, SLM_r2.1 DNA contains the following:
- the LOC138341979 gene encoding uncharacterized protein: protein MTPYETPYGRRYRSTIGWFEVGEAGLLVPNLVNQAMEKVKVIQERLKTTQSHQNSCTDVWRKELEFEVDDCVYLKVSPINGVMRFGKKGKLSTRYNDPYRISKRVGNVTYELELPQELATVHPVFHISMSKKCMSDPSLIILTEDIGIKDSLSCEEIPVQILDCQVHKLRIKEVASLKVIWRNKFVEEYT from the coding sequence ATGACTCCTTATGAAACTCCTTATGGGAGAAGATACAGATCtactattggatggtttgaagttggtgaagcagggTTGTTAGTGCCAAATTTAGTTAAtcaagctatggagaaggtgaaagttattcaagagagattgaaaaCGACGCAGAGTCATCAGAATTCCTGCACTGATGTTTGGAGAAAGGAGTTAGAGTTTGAAGTAGATGATTGTGTCTacttgaaagtttcacccattaacggtgttatgagatttggtaagaaggggaagcTTAGTACTCGGTATAATGACCCTTATAGGATATCAAAGAGGGTAGGTAATGTaacttatgagttggagctaccgcAAGAGTTAGCAACggttcatccggtgtttcacATCTCCATGTCGAAGAAGTGCATGAGCGATCCTTCATTGATCATACTAACTGAAGATATTGGGATCAAGGATAGTTTATCTTGTGAAGAGATTCCGGTCCAGATTCTAGATTGCcaagttcacaagttgagaaTAAAAGAGGTAGCATCACTCAAAGTCATTTGGAGGAACAAATTTGTTGAGGAATATACTTGA